A stretch of DNA from Cryptomeria japonica chromosome 4, Sugi_1.0, whole genome shotgun sequence:
CAAAGTTAGAGAAACAAAAACCCTCACACATTCAACTTGAAATtatagaatgcaaaagaaaactaaaactagaAAAAATCATTGAAAGAAGCACCCAAGAAACTAGAGAAGCTTCAACTTAGTGAATACAAAGCCTAGatgaacaaaaaaccaaaaaaccattaATGAAAGAAGCACAAAGAGCAATTTTGTCATGATTCATTTCCTTGGTGTGGATAAAAATCCACACCTAGGTCAAACATTGCTCGACGAGGTTGTGGAAGAGAATTGATCAACGATGCAACATTGATGACCATTCTATTATTTTGGGAAACCTACAAATATAGAAACCAAGAAGCATACAACCATGTGAACTCGAAAATAGAGAAGCACAGATGTATATTAAGAAGCATTTGTGACCATTCCATTGGTCCATGCTTACCTTAGCTATTGCAATGTCATTAAAGAGGAACAACGAGCAAGAACCCAACATTATTGACCATTTCTTTTGTGGAAGACTTAGTGAATACTAAGCAGAGTCGAACATGTTTTGGTGCTTATTGTATCAAACAATTGAGAAATATCTTAGTAGTGGGGTGTCGATGAGAGAGAGAAATGAGGTTCTAAAGCATTGAATACTCAAAAGCTTGGAAAGTTGGCACCTAGGAATACAAGTAAATGGGTAGGGACACAAAGTTAATGGGATTGGCTGAGAGAGAAAGAACAGGTGTTGCACATTAAATGCTAAAAAGTGGTCGAGATTGGTGGCACTATGCTTTCTTGCCATGCTAGACAAAGCTAGACAAAACAACAAAGCTGTTGAttaaaatggatgaagaaatgtgacCTTAATATCAAGGAATGTCGAGATACCAACgaggaaataaaaaaaattgagggagaaattaagaattagctTATGGTTAACACAAAATGGATGTAAAAAGGTCTATTATATCAAAGAAATCAACTCAACAAGAGACCATGAAGAAAACCCTACATAGTCTAGCAAATATTAAACAGAAAGAAAAAATGCTAATAGCTCAAATGAAACTAGTTCTCATCACTTGAGGTGTGAAACAAATAGATGGATGATACCTTTGGAAGAATGGGAAAATAGAATATGCCAATTTTGCAACACAGGTGTGGTGGAGACAGAGCAACACTTTGTCATGGAGTGCCTCACTTACAGTGACATCTGCAACAAATATGAGGAAATTTTAAAAGCAAATAATTTAAACAATTTGTTTGAGGAAGCAAAGCTAGACAAAACAACAAACTTGCTAATCAAAATTCACTATTGAAGGGCTGATCTAAAGAAATGTTTtcaaagtctttaatggtttggtaCCCCCTTTTTTTGAGGGGGTGTATGCTATTATGAGGTCCTTTAGACGGCTTTGACCTCATAGACattattaaaatctttcattcatttatTCAATGACATAATAGTTGAACAATAAAAAtagtgataatttttttttttttttttttcatgactcCACCTTCACCTACAAGATAGATCCCTCCCCTCACCTCGATCTAtgtaaaaaagatttttttgtcTTTAGTATAATAAAATCCATTTCCGTGGACATCTTAAGAGATTAGTTTTTCACTCCACATGAATCTACGCGATTAACTGGCTCCACTATAGCCCCCTCCCCTCGCCTGTACTTATGTAGAAGAGATTTTATGCCCTTGGTATAGTAAATTCCATTTCTACGGacatttatttttcactaagtggTAAATGGCGCTACGTTGGGGTGATAGGGAGGTGAGTGGTGGGAGTCTGATTGGCATTGACATGGCATCCTCGGCTGCACTTTGTGGATTTCAGTTCCCTGCATTAGCTCCCGCGTTTCACCGACATCAACTGCAAGTCAGAAAGAGGAGGAGGGCTTTTCCCACTTATAAATCTAAGATTAGGGGCGTGGTGTGTGCAGAGTCTCAGTCTGAATTGTGGAAAAGAGAGGAGGAGCGTTGGGTGCGAGAAGAGCAGCGCTGGTTGAGAGAGGAAGCAAGGTGGCTCAGAGAAGAAGCTCGCTTGCGTGCTCAGGTGCATGCTCTTCAATCTCAAATCTCCTCTCTCACCCGACAACTACAACTACTACAACATTTTCCTCCCACATCCCCACACTTTAATGCAAGTGGGGtggatttgcaagatcaaatttcCTCCTCATCTGATTTACAAGCGCAAATTTCTTCCCGCTCTGATTTACAAGATCAAATTTCCTCCTTATCCGATTTACAAGCGAAAATTTCTTCCCTCTCCGATTTACAAGATCAAatttcctctccctcctccaccatcaccaccacTAGCCTTAGCTACAACAGcagcaacatcaacatcaacaaaaacaagaagagaaaCACCCTTAAATTGGGCTCCCGAGGAGAAGCTGTGAAAGAGATGCAGGTGACATTCATATTCCTATTCACATTCGCATTCATGTTAAAGAGGGAAAATCTTATTTGTGATTTGGGTTTGAGACTGACAGGAAGCATTACAAAGGTTGGGTTTCTATTCGGGAGAGGATGATATGGActattccagctttgatggaggcaCTCAAAGAGCTGTTAAGTCGTGGCAAGTAAGTGCTCATTTATAACTATTCATTTGCACCTATTTCCAATAATTACTCTCCTCCTACTCCTAGGATGGATAACACCATTTTTGTTTCACACCGTTGgcataaatgaataaatcatgtgtTGTTAGCATGCTGGCAGTCTTTTAAAGAGATGATAATAGAATTTCAGTTACTATTAGATAGTTAAGTGCCGTCTTAGCGAGTATTTAGATAGGTAAGTGTTAGTTTTAGTTTAACAATTAAATGTTTTCATTTAAAATTAGGgtcgtaaaaaaaaaaaaattcagagatTATAAAATCAGTTAATCTTCTTCAATTGAATATATAACATAGATTCTATTTCTATTTGTGTATTTTTTGTATTTGTCACTAGAAAAAAGGATTTTAGAAAGGTGAGATCATCTAGGCCTGATCCTTGTAAGATAGATTTTGTTGTAAAGTTGGATAGAGAGCTAATtatgaagaagatgaatctccaagGCCAGGGGGAATCTGTGAAGGTATAACTCAATATGTATTGCTTTCTAATGATAAGAGAGATTAAGAATTCGGGAGTTTGAGAACATGATTTGGAAACTTGGAAATTTAACAGAGTGGGAATTTGGAAATTATGGTTTTATGTGAAAGAGGTAGAGGAAAATTATGCCTTCATGCCTTTGGAATTTAACAGCCTGTGGATTTTAGAATAGTGGAGAGAAAAATTTGATGAAGAAGATTTAAATTTGTACTTTTATTGTTAGTCTATATAAGTATCTATTATTTGAAGGATATCTTAGAGAATTTATTTATTAAAGAGGAGTGTTGGAATAAATCACGTGTTATTAATATGCTGGCAATCGTTGGAGTCTCAGTTAGCATTAGATAGTTGAATGCTTAAAACCAAATTTGTACAATTTTTTTATTAGAGGCTATGAAATTATGCAATCTTCTTGAAATAAATAATACATAAGTTCTATTCGTATGTCTTTTAAACTGCTGCAATCTCTACACTTATTATTGCCTTTAAATATGCAACAAATGGCATAGTTGTGCTGCTTTTAGTTTGTGttaatgatttcaacatgtgtgACTGGACGTTTATTGGATTCTCCAATTTTACCTGCAAACATTGTATCCCCCAAGCTGAGGATACAATCCTAATCTTTAACCAATCATTATGGGATTATTTCCACTTGTAATGAACTTGTGAGAGTGCTTGGTTCAGTGTGGACAGCCACAGAATCAGTAAATTAGTTTAGTCTTATCATTGGGATTTTGTTTTATTCTTGAGGGGAAGGGATAATTTTAATTCAAAGGAAACACTTTTGATGGGTAGGATTCACTTTGAACTTAGCAATAATGATAGGATGGCTATATAATCAAGCAGAAAAATAAGCAAGTTTTAGTCAATTCTTACTTATGTAGT
This window harbors:
- the LOC131063648 gene encoding protein disulfide isomerase pTAC5, chloroplastic isoform X3 gives rise to the protein MALRWGDREVSGGSLIGIDMASSAALCGFQFPALAPAFHRHQLQVRKRRRAFPTYKSKIRGVVCAESQSELWKREEERWVREEQRWLREEARWLREEARLRAQVHALQSQISSLTRQLQLLQHFPPTSPHFNASGVDLQDQISSSSDLQAQISSRSDLQDQISSLSDLQAKISSLSDLQDQISSPSSTITTTSLSYNSSNININKNKKRNTLKLGSRGEAVKEMQEALQRLGFYSGEDDMDYSSFDGGTQRAVKSWQATLGIVEDGTMTAELLAKLLGDGMLDTELEEELTNGVSLPLPGKEKINGSVQKPIAKIEQAIVSKTEGVEISEKRVYLLGENRWEEPQRLKSKQNGGGTKVQTSARCISCRGEGKMLCTECEGTGEPNVEEQFLEWIEEAKCPYCEGSGYTLCDVCEGKDGKV
- the LOC131063648 gene encoding protein disulfide isomerase pTAC5, chloroplastic isoform X1; amino-acid sequence: MALRWGDREVSGGSLIGIDMASSAALCGFQFPALAPAFHRHQLQVRKRRRAFPTYKSKIRGVVCAESQSELWKREEERWVREEQRWLREEARWLREEARLRAQVHALQSQISSLTRQLQLLQHFPPTSPHFNASGVDLQDQISSSSDLQAQISSRSDLQDQISSLSDLQAKISSLSDLQDQISSPSSTITTTSLSYNSSNININKNKKRNTLKLGSRGEAVKEMQEALQRLGFYSGEDDMDYSSFDGGTQRAVKSWQATLGIVEDGTMTAELLAKLLGDGMLDTELEEELTNGVSLPLPGKLKMAQEKINGSVQKPIAKIEQAIVSKTEGVEISEKRVYLLGENRWEEPQRLKSKQNGGGTKVQTSARCISCRGEGKMLCTECEGTGEPNVEEQFLEWIEEAKCPYCEGSGYTLCDVCEGKDGKV
- the LOC131063648 gene encoding protein disulfide isomerase pTAC5, chloroplastic isoform X2 → MALRWGDREVSGGSLIGIDMASSAALCGFQFPALAPAFHRHQLQVRKRRRAFPTYKSKIRGVVCAESQSELWKREEERWVREEQRWLREEARWLREEARLRAQVHALQSQISSLTRQLQLLQHFPPTSPHFNASGVDLQDQISSSSDLQAQISSRSDLQDQISSLSDLQAKISSLSDLQDQISSPSSTITTTSLSYNSSNININKNKKRNTLKLGSRGEAVKEMQEALQRLGFYSGEDDMDYSSFDGGTQRAVKSWQATLGIVEDGTMTAELLAKLLGDGMLDTELEEELTNGVSLPLPGKMAQEKINGSVQKPIAKIEQAIVSKTEGVEISEKRVYLLGENRWEEPQRLKSKQNGGGTKVQTSARCISCRGEGKMLCTECEGTGEPNVEEQFLEWIEEAKCPYCEGSGYTLCDVCEGKDGKV